The following are from one region of the Coffea eugenioides isolate CCC68of chromosome 2, Ceug_1.0, whole genome shotgun sequence genome:
- the LOC113762106 gene encoding cyclin-dependent kinase inhibitor 7: MGDYLRKCERSIGEMAAAAATEIGGEIIKMRAVEEEEEEVTSSSKRRKVDDCDEAPEPQLNLPAYTLSASAANSTTTSSAANVHEEKMRSTDLKHQDSETEISTLIIRQFRETSPSSEICGGDSGIELMESISSTTTKKEESSRRNRQELKTKTCMPSAAEIEEFFAVAEKRQQKQFAEKYNYDIVKDVPLEGRYEWVRLKP, translated from the exons ATGGGAGATTACCTGAGGAAATGTGAGAGATCAATTGGAGAGATGGCAGCAGCAGCGGCTACGGAAATCGGAGGAGAAATTATCAAAATGAGAGccgtggaggaggaggaggaggaggttaCCAGCTCCAGTAAGAGACGTAAAGTTGACGATTGTGATGAGGCGCCTGAGCCGCAGCTAAATTTGCCAGCCTATACACTTTCGGCTTCTGCTGCAAATTCAACGACGACGTCCTCGGCGGCCAACGTCCATGAGGAGAAAATGAGATCCACGGATCTGAAG CACCAGGATTCCGAAACTGAAATTTCCACGCTCATAATCCGCCAATTCAG AGAGACGAGTCCGTCAAGTGAGATTTGCGGAGGAGACTCGGGGATAGAGTTGATGGAGTCTATATCGTCAACGACAACAAAGAAGGAGGAGTCTTCTCGGAGAAATCGTCAGGAGTTGAAAACCAAAACTTGCATGCCTTCAGCAGCGGAGATCGAAGAGTTCTTCGCCGTGGCTGAAAAGCGACAGCAGAAACAATTCGCGGAAAA GTACAACTATGATATAGTGAAGGACGTGCCATTGGAGGGCCGGTACGAGTGGGTACGTTTGAAGCCTTAA
- the LOC113762585 gene encoding uncharacterized protein LOC113762585, translated as MLSKQGEEGGAGGRFYWVKGEQESGCVKKSRGIVVVFAWWGSIQETQLKDFTDLYSSLGWNSLVCLAHFLNPFTPERATSLAFCIVSQLVEELRSKPCPIVLASLSGGSQACLYKVFQIIDGGCEVQLNLNDSRLVRSCISGQIYDSGPVDVTSDLGARFSVHPTVLKMPGSAKLVSLVAKGVTSGLDALFITKFGSQQTDYWQSLYSSVSLGAPFLVLCSDCDDLAPYPIICNFSQRLRDAGGAVEIVKWKNSPHVGHYSSYPIQYRAAVAELLERSNSIFFHKIQRLGEQIGTDLGGMPGEISDLICDLQNAAVNSNQSLRRVAVGPEDHFFLPSSMEHDNFRDSRSSQEDRKEKLPSDTNPRMDAHGVLGQILFDACVPKNIEGWDIKFSGSLNGQPFASASRRSPLKAIKFIGRSRL; from the exons ATGTTAAGCAAGCAGGGGGAAGAAGGAGGAGCAGGGGGAAGGTTTTACTGGGTAAAAGGTGAACAAGAGTCCGGCTGTGTTAAAAAGAGCAGAGGAATTGTGGTTGTGTTTGCGTGGTGGGGCTCAATTCAGGAAACCCAATTGAAGGATTTCACTGATCTCTACTCCTCGCTGGGTTGGAATTCTCTCGTTTGCCTCGCCCATTTTCTTAATCC ATTCACCCCTGAGAGGGCCACATCGCTAGCATTTTGTATTGTTAGTCAGCTTGTTGAG GAGCTAAGGTCAAAGCCATGTCCTATAGTCCTTGCTTCTCTTTCTGGTGGTTCACAAGCTTGCTTGTATAAGGTCTTTCAG ATTATTGATGGAGGATGTGAAGTCCAGCTCAATTTG AATGACAGTAGATTGGTTAGAAGTTGCATCTCGGGTCAAATCTACGACTCTGGTCCTGTTGATGTTACCAGTGACTTAGGTGCAAGATTTTCTGTACACCCCACTGTCCTGAAGATGCCTGGTTCTGCTAAGCTTGTGTCCTTAGTTGCAAAAGGTGTCACTTCTGGACTGGATGCTCTATTCATCACAAAATTTGGATCCCAGCAGACAGATTACTGGCAGAGTCTTTATTCCTCAGTT AGCTTGGGTGCCCCTTTTCTCGTTCTATGCTCAGACTGTGATGATCTTGCTCCATACCCCATTATATGCAACTTCTCTCAGCGTTTACGAGATGCTGGAGGTGCTGTAGAAATCGTGAAGTGGAAAAATTCCCCTCATGTTG GTCATTACAGTAGCTATCCAATTCAGTACAGAGCTGCTGTAGCAGAGTTGCTTGAGAGATCAAATTCAATATTCTTTCATAAAATCCAGAGACTTGGAGAGCAAATTGGCACCGACTTGGGCGGTATGCCTGGTGAAATATCTGATTTGATATGTGATCTCCAAAATGCAGCTGTTAATTCAAATCAAAGCCTTAGAAGAGTTGCAGTTGGACCGGAAGACCACTTCTTCTTACCAAGTTCAATGGAACATGACAATTTTAGAGACTCGCGCTCTTCTCAAGAGGATAGGAAGGAAAAATTACCATCTGATACAAACCCTAGGATGGATGCACATGGTGTTCTTGGCCAAATCCTCTTTGATGCGTGTGTCCCGAAAAACATTGAAGGTTGGGATATCAAATTTTCTGGTTCTTTGAACGGCCAGCCATTTGCTTCTGCTTCTAGGCGTTCACCCTTGAAGGCTATCAAATTTATAGGTCGTTCGAGATTGTGA